One segment of Sesamum indicum cultivar Zhongzhi No. 13 linkage group LG4, S_indicum_v1.0, whole genome shotgun sequence DNA contains the following:
- the LOC105159997 gene encoding ribulose-1,5 bisphosphate carboxylase/oxygenase large subunit N-methyltransferase, chloroplastic — protein MASLFAVQPPTPSSILKTPGTNNFLKTNPTLHHFKKRSFSLNSVLSTETDPNIPQTVQRFWQWLKDEGVVSSKTPVKPGIVTEGLGLVATRNIGRNEVVLEVPKRFWINQDAAAASEIGSICSGLKPFIAVALFLLSEKFKGEESKWKYYIDVLPESTNSTIYWSEEELLEIQGTQLLSTTLGVKEFVQNEFLKVEEEVILPNKQLFPFPLTLDDFFWAFGILRSRAFSRLRNQNLVVIPFADLINHSAKVTTEDHAHEVRGPAGLFSWDYLFQLRSPLSLKAGEQVFIQYDIKKSNADMALDYGFIESNSDRDAFTLTLEISESDEFFADKLDIAESNGLEETAYFDIKYGQPLPTAMLPYLRLVALGGSDAFLLESIFRNSIWGFLELPISRANEELICKVVRSACKSALSGYPTTIEEDEKLKEEGNLSPRLEIAVGIRIGEKKVLQQIDDIFRERESELDLLEYYQERRLKDLGLVGEQGEIIFWEPK, from the exons atggcGTCTCTGTTCGCTGTCCAGCCTCCAACTCCCTCTTCAATCCTCAAAACCCCAGGAACAAACAACTTCTTGAAAACAAACCCAACTCTTCatcatttcaagaaaagatCGTTCTCTTTGAATTCAGTCCTATCAACAGAAACTGACCCAAATATCCCACAAACAGTTCAGAGGTTCTGGCAATGGCTGAAAGATGAAGGGGTGGTCTCATCCAAGACCCCGGTGAAGCCTGGGATTGTGACCGAAGGCCTCGGACTGGTAGCCACGAGGAATATTGGTAGAAACGAGGTTGTATTGGAGGTGCCCAAGAGGTTCTGGATTAATCAGGATGCAGCTGCAGCCTCAGAGATTGGCAGCATTTGCTCTGGATTGAAGCCCTTCATTGCTGTTGCTTTGTTTTTGCTGAGCGAGAAGTTTAAGGGGGAAGAGTCTAAGtggaaatattatattgatgttcTTCCTGAGAGTACTAATTCTACTATATATTG GTCAGAAGAGGAGCTTCTTGAGATTCAGG GAACTCAACTGTTGAGCACTACATTGGGTGTGAAAGAGTTTGTCCAGAATGAGTTTCTTAAAGTAGAAGAAGAAGTCATACTCCCAAACAAGCagctttttccttttcctttaaCATTGGATGATTTCTTTTGGGCATTTGGAATACTCAGATCAAGGGCATTTTCCCGTCTTCGTAATCAAAATCTTGTTGTTATCCCCTTCGCCGACTTG ATCAACCACAGTGCTAAAGTTACCACTGAGGATCATGCTCATGAAGTTAGAGGACCAGCAGGTCTATTCTCATGGGATTATCTGTTTCAATTAAGGAGCCCATTATCTCTTAAGGCTGGTGAGCAG gttttcatccaatatGATATAAAGAAAAGTAACGCGGATATGGCTCTAGACTATGGGTTCATCGAATCAAATTCAGATCGTGATGCATTCACATTAACACTGGAAATATCAGAGTCGGATGAATTTTTCGCTGACAAGTTGGATATAGCTGAGTCAAATGGTTTAGAAGAAACTGCTTACTTTGATATCAAGTATGGCCAACCTCTTCCGACGGCTATGCTTCCCTATCTGCGGCTCGTAGCACTTGGAGGATCTGATGCTTTCCTCCTGGAGTCAATTTTCAGAAACTCAATTTGGGGCTTCCTTGAACTGCCTATTAGCCGTGCCAATGAGGAACTCATATGTAAAGTAGTCCGCAGTGCATGCAAATCTGCACTATCTGGCTATCCCACCACCATTGAAGAG GATGAAAAGCTGAAGGAGGAAGGAAATCTCAGTCCAAGGCTTGAAATAGCAGTTGGGATAAGAATCGGAGAGAAGAAGGTATTGCAGCAAATTGATGATATCTTCAGGGAGAGGGAGTCAGAATTAGACTTACTCGAATATTACCAAGAAAGAAGGCTGAAAGATCTTGGTCTAGTTGGGGAGCAAGGTGAAATAATCTTCTGGGAGCCTAAATAG